In one Dunckerocampus dactyliophorus isolate RoL2022-P2 chromosome 9, RoL_Ddac_1.1, whole genome shotgun sequence genomic region, the following are encoded:
- the tnfaip6 gene encoding tumor necrosis factor-inducible gene 6 protein: protein MHTSGAAGCTMHLLALFCTLGFLLKETHTWSFRNGIFHNSIWLEQAAGVYHRESRKGRYQLTYKEAKAVCKYEGGSLATYEQLEAARQIGFHVCAAGWFDKGRVGYPIVKAGANCGFGKVGIIDYGYRLNKSERWDAYCYNPSSKECGGVLTDQQRLIQSPGFPEEYQDEQICYWHIRVRLGQRILLHFLEFDVEDDTACLADYLEVYDSYDDVSGFAGRFCGDFIPEDIISTGNVMTLKFLTDASVTAGGFQLQYLAVDASALSHNYTDYFQ, encoded by the exons atgcaCACATCTGGAGCAGCTGGCTGCACTATGCATCTGCTGGCTCTCTTCTGCACGCTTGGCTTCCTGCTCAAAGAGACGCACACATGGAGCTTCAGGAACGGAATATTTCACAACTCCATATGGCTGG AACAAGCAGCTGGAGTTTACCACCGGGAGTCCCGCAAGGGCAGGTACCAGCTGACGTACAAAGAGGCCAAAGCTGTGTGCAAATACGAGGGAGGATCGCTGGCCACATACGAGCAGCTGGAGGCCGCCCGGCAAATAG gtttcCATGTGTGCGCGGCAGGATGGTTCGATAAAGGCCGGGTGGGCTACCCCATCGTCAAAGCGGGCGCCAACTGCGGCTTCGGAAAGGTGGGCATCATCGACTACGGCTACAGGCTCAACAAAAGCGAGAGGTGGGACGCATACTGCTACAACCCCAGCT CCAAGGAGTGCGGCGGCGTTCTGACGGACCAGCAGAGGCTCATCCAGTCTCCGGGTTTCCCCGAAGAGTACCAGGATGAGCAGATCTGCTACTGGCACATCCGTGTGCGTCTGGGCCAGAGGATCCTGCTGCACTTCCTGGAGTTTGACGTGGAGGATGACACGGCGTGCCTGGCCGACTACCTGGAAGTGTACGACAGCTACGACGACGTGTCCGGCTTTGCTGGGAG GTTTTGTGGTGATTTCATACCAGAGGACATCATCAGCACAG GAAACGTGATGACGCTGAAGTTCCTCACCGACGCTTCAGTCACAGCCGGAGGTTTCCAGTTGCAATATTTAGCTGTGGATGCGTCTGCATTGTCACACaattacactgactactttcaatag